TTTTTTTATCGCTTTAACAGCTGTAGAAAAATATCCGTCCTTTTTCAGGCTGATTAATCCCCTGTAATAATGGCCTATATCAACGGCTTTTTTATAAACTTCTTCTATTTTTTCTTTTGGGTAATGGGGATAGCTTACTACTGACTCTGTATTGCCGTCAAACCTCTGCCATTCTTTGTGAAGCAGCCACCCTTCCTTTTCTACCTTATTATAGAAAGGTGTTCCTGGCTGAGGCGTGCATATTGAAATCTGCAATTCAGTCAGCAATTCTTTTTTAAGAAGGTCTTTCATCACATTTATGGTTTTCATGTCTTCTTCCGGGTTTGCGTTAGGCGCGCCCACAAGGAAGGTTCCGTAGATTTCTATATCGAGTTTTTTCGCTGTTGAAAGCACTCTGTACAGTTTATCCAGGTTGAGTTTGCCTTTCATGCCGATACCTTCGGCGACTTTCTCGCTGACAGTTTCTACGCCGACTCTTATCTGGTAATAACCCGCTTTTTTCATAATTTCCAGCATTTCATCATCAAGCGTGTTGTACATGCACATGGCTGTATAGTGCAAATTACTCAGTTTTGCATCAATAATTTTCTGGCAAAGGTCTATTACGTGTTTTTTA
Above is a genomic segment from Elusimicrobiota bacterium containing:
- a CDS encoding radical SAM protein translates to KKHVIDLCQKIIDAKLSNLHYTAMCMYNTLDDEMLEIMKKAGYYQIRVGVETVSEKVAEGIGMKGKLNLDKLYRVLSTAKKLDIEIYGTFLVGAPNANPEEDMKTINVMKDLLKKELLTELQISICTPQPGTPFYNKVEKEGWLLHKEWQRFDGNTESVVSYPHYPKEKIEEVYKKAVDIGHYYRGLISLKKDGYFSTAVKAIKKRGVFGSIKLVIEYLRGKI